The following nucleotide sequence is from Corylus avellana chromosome ca7, CavTom2PMs-1.0.
aaatatgaaaaaagtgaaacttTTGTGGGTGAAATGATAATATTATGCAATACAAGTCTTATTGCAAAAAAATAGCTGAATTACCTTTTTGAATAGTTCGGCCACCCATAAATGATCACCTTCAAACTAGCTATTGAGAATATATAGCTTAATCATCTCGGGGAAAAGTGCCCTTGGGGTTGAGGGTGGTTACCCCCAAGATGCAAAATGAGagtggttttaattttaatcattttaattttaatttttaatttttatattatgtatatggacacgtgtcgagTTTTTAGGGGTGTTGCCGtgaatttttgtcaaattttagaaGAAAGTTAGACAAAGGCATTATCTTCATCTTTATCCATAACGGAGGTACTAGCTGTGATAAAAACGAAAACCGAATGagcaaaaataaagttgttaaaaaaCAAGGGCCCGggcaaaaaattatttaacctTTAATTCTCCTATTACCCAAACTCTATTTGTTGccttatttgtatatatttattattattttttttataacatgcCACCTTTATAAAATAGGCCATTCGGACTCGCCCATATAAAGTAAACTCTAGACGCTTACAATATACCACCCGTCCGGACTCGAACACAAGACCTTGAGGTATAACATTCGAGCGGCCGGTGCGAGACATTTGTTTGCTTATTCATCTGCGAAAAGAGAAATCTGACGGACTAACGTTGATTTCGTGTTGGGTTCGAATGGTTCCTAGTGATGGAGGCAATTGCGATGATCTTTGCTCTTGAATCTCCTTCTCTTGCTCAGAATGCATAGAGTCTTCGTGTCCACTTTGTTTCCTTTGGAATTCTAAGTCTTCCATTTCAAAATGATCATTAGGAGATGTGTGCAAGCTATCAAGGCTGCGATGCTGATAGTTATGCAAGAGGTGAATTGGTGAATTTGCCTCAGAATGATGGGCATGCTTAGATTTCTTCTTGGCCTTGCGATGCCAGCTCTTTAATGCTGTTGCCACTCCATCATTAAAAATGGTAGAATTCATGGAAGAGCCCATCTGCAAAAAATCAGTCCAAAGAATAATTAGTCAAAGGCtatgcatattaatttttacttttatttttttaaccccAAAGGGCTCGCCTAGTGGTTGAGGCTTGTGGTCTTAGGGAGTATCACGCATTAGATCTCAAGTTTGAGACTTGCTAGGTACAAACACCCCATTAGGGCGCCACACCCCTTGGTGCAAAAGTCAGGTATTTACCCTGGTCCGTGTAAGGAAACTTTCGAGAATGCAATACACGGGTTCGAGGTTTACTCTATAAAGGTAGGTCCGAAAAACCCTTCTccatcataaatttttttttaaaaaaaattgtgttttcttATATTCTCATATAAATGTGAAAACTGCTTTTTAATGATTTGTATTGTTTGCTAATATATTTGCTtctatatttgtattatttaaccTTTGAAGCCATGTCATCATTAATTTCTCACCCGAATCACTAGAGCATAGAGAGGCAAAGTCACATAACTGCATAGAACTTGTGTGATGATCCTGAAGAAAGTGCCAAAGTCGTATAGCATTAGCAATTCTTAAACTTAATTAACACATTAATCATCCAAATAACTACATCTTAACAATGGCACCATGCATGGCATATGGAATTCCATGGATGTGCATTTGTGAAAGAACTCACCCCGTTGAGAGTCTGATGACCTTATCTTCAGTGCGCTTATGGAAGCAAGAATTTATGCCAAATGCATactgaaagagaagaaaaaatatgacAGGAAAGTTAGGGAAAGCTCTTAGCATAAGCTTCACTTGTTGCTTAATTCTAAATTCTAAAAGTAGATGCTTTTGAGCAATGCCAATGTCACATGTGATGGGACTTTGTTTCGTAGTACAGACACCATTAAaagcatgtttgtgattgcatttgaaaaatagagcttttaaatcaaaaagcattttttgacaaaagcatcatttttaagtttttgccaaaagtacgttttagtcattttttgacttcttggaTCCTCAAAAACgctttcaaaattttttacgaaaccgatactttttttttttaaatgaactttttgagtattaaatgcacttttaggcTCCTTAAACGCAACTCAAACAGTCCCTAAGTACTTTGTGAATTAATGAATTAAAGAAGTGAAAGGCTTACCACACTCCACGCATAGAAGGCCAGTTGAAATGCATTCTGCAATTAAAGTCAAGACAAAGATGGCAAAAGCCAAAGGCTGATATTAGAATCCAGAGAGCTCGAAAGCGTTTGAGATTAcgttaaaaagtttaaaaagcatttttagtacataaaaagaTGTACCAAGCAAAAATGGATCTGATgggtaaaaacttaaaaagcactttttgacttttttgctctaaaaaaaactcaaaactgcattttgagaaaagcttgaaaatgaggttttcttcttcttcttttttcctataaaagttattttagaCTTTTTCTGTAaacaaaagctctatttctcgaCGCAATCTCAAAGAGGCTGTAATATGTAATTTGTtgatgtatttgagaaataCCTGAAAGAGAACGAAGTGAATGAGATAGAGAAGGAACCGAGGGTTTCCAAACCAGAAGAGGTCATCACCTGGTTGTACCACAGGTGTACCCTTAATCACATCTCCTCTCTCTTGAATTCTTAGCcccatttttgtaattattactTGTAGCTGTGTACCCACCAAGAGGATTACCTGTAAAATCACAACAAACCACATGATTTTCCATTAAACCAACAACCCAAAAGCTTAGATTGTAAACAAAGCCGATAaaagaacaaagttttcctccaaaaacCCTGGCTATTaaaatgggttggaggaaccGGACAAAGAAAAATTTAGGAAACCAGTTGGTTTCTGTAATTGAGCTTACAATCAATGGGAGAAATGGTAGCCATAGATAAGAATGCCATCCTGTCCAAACATCGATGGAAACATTTCTTAGTCAGTAGTAGTTACTAAGGCAGCCCACAACATATTTGGGCTCAAAAATGAGAATGGCACACAAAGAATGAACACTACTTGGCCCGCAAGGGACAGCTCGAATGATCGACTCATTTGCTTAATATCATCGGTTATTCGAGTCGTCACTCAACCGATACACGGTTCTTACGGACAAGGTCGTGTATTTAGAGTTTGCCCAACAAGAATATCAGGAAGTGGCCTTGCCTTCAAGGGTTCCACGTCATTAAAAAGAGAGATAGTATGATAACCAAAAGGTAGTATTTAGCTTACCATATGCGTTGGACAATAGGGATAAAACTGCAAAGCACCATATTTTTGGACTGCAAATGAGAggtaaagttggaattttaagataattaaaaatcaatcaaaGAAGCAAAGGCCTTTAAGTGCTTCAGCACCAACCTTATCCCCACCACGAATTTAAAATCAGCTTCAAGTGCTCTCTGgatgtatttttgaaaatcaaacgTTGTTTCACTTCCGGGTGCCAAATGTGCCTGAAGTCATATAATGTAACATAATAACATTGGAATCCCTTTCCCAACTACATGTACAAAAAATCTGACTTTTAGTGGATTAAACGTACCACGATAAATCCATATCTCAACGTAATGTAATCAACCTTAGTAATTGATCTGAAGAATTGTCTGAAGAAACAAACCTGATAGGAGGAGAAAAGAGTTTTCAAACAACTGTAACATAACTAACCTTTTATGcccttaaatttcaaaattgaaaaataaacacaagtTTCATTactaaggctttgtttgtttcggcatcaaatttttttctcaaaaaatgtttttagctgTGATGTAGGACTGTGCAGATGTAGATAGTAATTGCATTATGTGGATGCGGATATCCTTTCTTCTACATTTCTCCACGTAGATGGTGACTTCAGGGGTTTTAAGGAGAGGAATTTGTAACACCCTAGTTCCATATTAAAAAGATGAGTTGCCCACGTTGGCACAtttagtcaatttgaaacttccttaaaattacttttaaagtTCAATTTTACCTAATAAATAAGCAATGTGGAACAACTTAGCACCAATGAACATATCTTATAAACTATTAACTCTGTGTGACTTACACATCTTTTCTCAACATGAAACTAGAGTGTTACGCTAATGATATCTTGAAAATTGAACATTGTacttaagataaaaataaataaatccaacaTGTAATATAGAGCGCTCCACCAATTATTAGTTATGGCATACATTTTGGGGGAGACTGATATTTTCCATCGTTTATCATTCCTCCCACCTCACCCATTGATAATTGCTTTAATTGCGGGACTAAGACCTAGAAATAGGGTTGTAATAAACTAGTCTCGTCGACAATCGGTTTGTTTAAACTCGATCTTAACTTGACTCGTGATTGCAGAAACTGGCTCATGACGGTAGAAACTCGCTTGATTATTAAGTGATACATACTCGGTTTACTCGCCCGACTCGATTAAGGTTTGTGAGCCTAACTCATACATACACATATaaacatgtttatatatatatatataataacttaATATAAACATATACtaacttaatattattattaagcaaCAAACTAACTATGCAAGCATAGTTAAGTAGTTAATTATAGGATTTCAATACTGACCATCCAAAGGGAAACCGTTGACTTGCTCCAGTAGGTTAAGTGCCTTCGTCCAAATGATGTTTCCCTTGCAAACCTAAACCGCTCGTGATCTGCATCATATAAATCATTTTCCATAACCATATATGATCTCTTTTACcaaactatataaaaaaaataaaaaataaaaaaatcctacaatttattttaaattaaattagcaACAGCAAATCGTGAcacatgaaataaaaaataaaaaataaaaaaagagatattaatcttttttttttcatacaaaatttgCTCACAAAAGCAATTTACAAAGTCATCTTTAATGTTGACTTTGTAGTATAAAAAAAGTGGACAAGTCTTTAACGGCATAGATTGACAGTGTGAGTCACTTTCGGTAACTTAGTTTTGTGTTCATAGCATTATCCAAGAAAGAGAGGGGTTTGACTACTCTGTGGAGCACCTGACCAAGTCCATAAGTGAcattaatttcattaaatgaGAAGATGTTTGAATTACTACTgcttttactataatttattttacaaattaacgtGACATAATTAAAGAATGTATGGTTAAAAGCAGTCACTAactaatttaattgaaaaaaacaaaaaaaaaaaaaaaaccttcttaattatttcatcaattatagCCTATAagaaaacttataataaaaactgTAGCACTTAGAAgtagtcttttgttttttaagcaaGTTTTTGAAGAGCCGATTTGTTACCAATATGACCTTGAGATTCAAGTGTCCTTGTTTCTTCCTCCCAAGCCTTCCATCTTTTGATCTGCAATTTCCAAGAAGAATTCATCAAATCCGATTACAATCAATGCTGAAATTAAATCctataatatattctaacaagaaTCTATTCAAAGAAGAATTTAGATCtcgagagaaagagaaaggggtTGCAATTTGTGCAtgtatatatgttaaaaaagtACCTACCTTGGTTGTGCCTAAAGCCAGGGTGATTATGCAGTAGAGCACATGAAAAACGGCTAAGACAAAGATGAATATATGCAGCTGGTGAATCGAATACGCAGACATGAAGGCCACTTTACCCTGCAAACAACTCATCCCTctaaattcatatatatgaaAGCTCTgctagaaaaaaacaaacaaacaaacttatAAATTCAGCTTACCTTTTTGCATTTGTCGCATCCTTTTGTAGCTAATCTTCGACGACCACTGAAGCCAGAATCAAATAACTGGAGCACTTTCCGACCACTTTTGTCGGAATATTTCTTCTCACCTATACAGGGATGCCAAGTGTCTCCAACACTCATGGGTATACACATCCCAGAAATGGGCTCTTGGAACACTGTTAGGAGCAGGGATATGAATCCCAACAGCATAATCTCtgaccgaaaaaaaaaaaaaaaaaaaacccaataaattaagaaaaatggttaattaattgaCCATTTGTTGATGATCTTAAtgtgtgagatatatatatagaggtacCTGATTTGATCTTTTCAAGGGCTTCGTGAAGAGGTCCCTTGTGTTTGGCTTTTAGCcactataattaatatataaagcATGCAAGAATTTTCAGTAATCAATCAAGAAAACAATACAAacaaaagagaatatatatacaacCTTAATCAATAATATTTACCTTTCCAGTAGCTTCAATAATATGTTCAATGAAGATTGAAATGGCAAGCAACATGAAGCACACCACCGCAACTGCCCATGTTGGAGTTTCCGCCATTGTACGTTCATCATACTCACATTTGTCCATCACACTGTATGTTGAGCAGGCTCTTGAGGAGATCACAGAGATcgatgattatatatatatatatatatatatatatatataactcaacACTTACAAGTCTATTCACGCGTGTGTATATATACACGTGAATGGACTTGTAAGTGTTGAGTTTTACGttgaaaaagtataaagaaaaatagtagttaataaaTCTAAATCGACCAAAACCTATTAGCGTAGGTTTTTGAACTAAAGTggtgttcaaatatgtatattaatatactccTGGTAAAAACTCTCAAACAGTTGGATTGAGATTCCttgaaattcattttaaatttgagattctcaaattcataaatctcagtcGTTCATATCatttaagcgtctaaaataggtcatatttcaaaatttaatgaagaaactaccttattaattttttcctaACTAGTCGTATCATCGTTAGCTTCTTGAAACGGGTGCGCATCGTGTGGGTGTGCATaacactcttaaaaatattaaaaaactcacAGACAAAGGACTTGAGTCAACGTGGATAGGAGAATGTGCTCCAAAAACTGGGCTAGAATTTTATCCAACTACAATGATCAATCCCCTTCGGAGAAAATTCCATAAAGAATGGCCACCCAAAGGTGTTGGGAGAAGTCAGTCAACTAGGGAAGTCGTGTTGTTAACGTTAATCCACGtgtaaatacaaaaataaaaataaaataaaaaattgagttctatattaaaaatatattatatgattgAATGATTACATTTAAAGTGAAACTTTTTATGGGTGAAATGATAATATTATTGCAATACGAGTCTTATTGCAAAAATAATCTTGTTCGAGTGGCTGAATTAACTTTTTGAATACTTTAGCGGTGCTAATGTggattttcgtcaaattttagaATGAAAATTTGCTCTTGAATCTCCTTCTCTTGCTCGGAATGCATAGTCTTTGTGTCCACTTTGTTTCCTTTGGAATTCTAAGTCTTCCATCTTAAGATGATCATTAGGAGAGGTGTGCAAGCTGTCGAGGCTGCCATGCTGATAGTAATACAAGAGGTGAATTGGTGAATTTGTCTCAAAATGATGGCCATGCTTAGATTTCTTCTTGGCCTTGCGATGCCAGCTTTGTAATGCTATTGCCACTCCATCATTAAAAATGGTGGAATTCATGGAAGAGCCCATCTGCAAAAAATCAgtccaaaaaataattagtcataattattattgtttactACACAAAGGCTAATATATCTAAATCGATCAAAACCTATTAGCTTAGATTTTTGAACTAAAATagtgttcaaatatgtatattaatatatatttgataaaaactCTCAAACAGTTTATCTCTCTAACTAGACGTATTAGAGTCAATTAACTTCTTGAAACAGTGCACATCATGTGGGTGTGCGTGCCGCTcttaaaaatgtgaaaaaactcacaaacaaaATGGATTTGAGTCAACGTAGATGGGAGAATGTGCCCCCAAAAAATGGGCTAGAATTTTGTCCTATTACAATGATCAATCCCCATCGGAGAAAATTCCATAAAGTGTGGCCACCCAAAGGTGTTGGGAGAAGTCAGTCAGCAAGGGAAGTTGTGTTGTTAACGTTAATCCACgtgtaaatataaaaaatttaaaaaatttaaaaaaaaattgagttctatattaaaaatatattatatgattgaatgatttaaataaataattgttaacactttttttttcctcttttcaaaacaaaacaatctaaAATATCAAGCTGCAGAATGAGATGAGGAAAGAGAAGTAATTTAATTGAAGTTTGTAAGGAAGGAGGGCTTGATGTGAATGCAAGTAAGAAAATTCCACCCATGTCATGTGCTTAGAAGGCTATCTATGCTGACCTTCTCATGTGattaagaaagagaaatattaagaATACCaaactttttattaaaagattgaTATTAAAATGATGTGCAGTTTATTAATTAAAGAggataaaaacaattaattaaaaaaactgtTACGGgtattaataaataaacttCACATTAATTTGGTACTCATGTCTTAGTAAACAATTTGGTACTCATAGCATTTTTCATCAAGTAAAATAACTTTTATGTACCATTTTAAAGGTTATggataagagaaatgctacattttttaattttttttttcttcaaaagttggtttccaAGTAATGTATTGTCATCTCATGAGTTTGACACGTTTTCCAAAACAataaatttcattgaaaatggtgacacattatttaaataccaatttttaaaaaataagttttcaTCTGATTTGGATTTGGTCCttagattttcaatttcaagaataaagcCCTTAGGTTTTACTCAAGTTTTAAATTGGTCTTTCTATCACTTTAATGTCAAAATTAACGTGTTTCATGTGccacatgtgtctcatttgtcACGCTAAGGTCCATGTCAGCACCCAATATCAATGtctagatcttccctcctccccttttATGGTAGCAATGTTCAGCGTCTTCTCTGTAGGCTCCATTGATCTCCATTTCTAAcgggttgctttagatctagtttgtagatctaaaTCTAGATTCAGAtttagtctcttcaaccttagatccgATCATTTTCTTTAGCCAAAGCGTGTCTTCAGAAGCGATGTCTACGATGCCTTACTTCTCCACTGTTGCTTGtgggagtttttgtttttgtcttctgttgttgttgttgtttgtttgttgtagttattgttgtttttattttatgatccTAGCCGTTGGGCTGAAGACGTGAATAATGTTTATGGCTTTTGGGTCGAGAGGGAAATGGTTTGAGTGCGAGTATTTTGCTCATACCTGAAAAATGGCTTCTTATGCTCCCGGAAGGAGTCTGCGTTAGCAAATCTGTTTTATAATCTGAAGATCGGGCTGGGATAGCGGATGTTTGACGTCATAGATTGATTTTTCATTGTAAGATCTGTTACATCTTCGATGTTTTGAagtgtaatcttttagcttcagCTATGATCTTGCAGAACTGTATGTTCTGTaattgtaagagcttttattCTCTTAACTACTATCAATGAAATCAGattaattttccctaaaaataaaataaaaaagccacgTAACTTTTTCACTCCAAATCCCTTCCCACTATCCTATTTAATAAAtttcggattttttttattaaccaaaTGTTCTAAACAGACActtaatcatgtgtatataatattttattttattttatttctattttaaaaaagaaactctAAATGCCTAACCAATTAACCGTTGACAGATTTATTTCTTccttttgaaatatatatatatatatatatatatatatatatgacaactACTTATCgaatattaaatatttcttAACATTTACTCTAGGGCACACGTTAACAAGATACatgttgcaaaaaaaaaaaaaaaataataaaatataaaaaaaaaaaaaaaaattttaacgattCAGATGTTGACATTACCTCACCATTATTGCAATGGACCACGAGTGAATTAAATACAAGTGGATTCTTAATTTaggaaattaattattttaaaaattactattaaaaaataaggatttTAAAATACTTTATTTGAAagcacaatttttaaaaattcagttaaGTGTTTTAAAACAATcgttgtttttaatatttaaaatcgtagttttaacttttaaattagTGTGTTTTTAAAACGGCACCATCTTGCATGCGATTTAAAAACGAACATGCAATCAATATACTTTCTGTgaattgttttaaaattataagaaaatgttAGGTATTTTTCTCTTGTTCTCATGGTCCtacgtgaatattattttttaaaaataaaagcaaaaaagaaaaaagaaactcaCCCCACCGatcccttatttctctcacccaatttttagaaaataatattcacatagGATTAAGAGAACACCTAATATtctccaaaattatatttttgaatcatattcCCCAATGCACTCTTATAAAAATCGATAGCATTAATTAAGAATTATATAAGAGATATCACTCGTTTAtataattcaaatgaaatggagagcaTAATCTCTTTTAAGAAGGTTAATCATACAAAAATTAAGCTAAGTACTACAATTAATTAAAGCATGAAGCATTaaagaagatggaagaagaTGCATGGGTACGAAAAGTAGAGGGGTGAAGTAAAACAGAACGCCGGCGTGCTGAGCACGCcagacaaaaaatatatatatgtcatgatACAGACAACGCCGGCGTGCTAAGCATGTcaggcaaaatttttttttaaaattaaaaaaaaaattttgcctgACATGCTTAGCACGCCGGCGTTGTCTGTATCATGACCCAAACTAGAGGGGTGGTTGAAACTGAGATATCAaactcttcctttttcttcatcCAGTTTTGTTGTACCTAATTCCTACATCAAGTTGGTTGCTGCCATCCTAATTCCTATGGCAGCAGAGAATTAGAGGTACCGTCCAATTGAGGAAAACATTCtcaatcttttttttcaaacagcaGTTAATATCTTGAAAAAAACAACTTTATCTAAAACAAATgcattttacattttatttataatgtttATTCAAATAAACATGAAGGTTCGAATGCAACTTGTTCAGTTGTTCTTGTCGTTCAAATTATTggacttaatttatttattgggtGGCCGAAGAGGAGGACCCTATTGTGTAGCAGGAAAGACAAAGCTTATCAATTGATCCCCAATGTTTATACTGTTGACTTAACCGACTCCTATAGTTTTGGTGGGATAGCATcccctccatttcaaatgaaatgaaaagtatttatttagtgtaaaattaAGGGTTATTATCCTTAATTTTacactaaattaatattctcCATTTCAACTAAAATGGAGAGGTTAAGGATCATGTTCCGATTTTGGTAGTTCACGTAgattttgatatttaatttgCCTAATGAAATTAGGATCGGGTGAGTGTCCTAATTTGAAAATTGGGTTCAGCTAGCTTGGGTCTAATTTCAATTAGATGTTTTGGGATTAGAACAAATGTCCTATAACAACACACAAGAGACATATTTCAATCCAACCTATTCTATTTCAATTGAAACCAGACCCAACCCGAATCTCTGataatttatgcatgttttaatgagtaatgatataaggaaaattagagtcctcccaaatgttatgtgatatttaaaatcaccaatagattaaaattcaataatgatcatctcaaattcaatggtaattttaaatgtcacatcacatttgagatgactttaGAATGACTAAAGTTTTAGGACTAGAGTcctcttatatcattactctctATTTTAATAGTTGTTTAGTATATGTGGCCTGCTAAATTAGAGAATTCAGGCATGGGGACCCATAATGTGACAAAAGTtctattttagagaaaaatatgatCCTTGGCcccaaaaaagagaagaaaaaatggcaCTCTCCCAATTTCTAGCCACCCATAATGGTGAAGGGGCCCTCCATTGAACTATATTGAAGTTGCAAATCTTGTGttattggtaaaaaaaatataaaagaaaaagaaaaaaaaaaaaaaaaaaaaaaaagggctaagCAACATATGTATATGATTTGTAACTATGAACACCAACaatttattgattaaaaaaagaaaaggaagaccAAGTTGCATATACTTAAGTCTTTAACCTCTGCTATATGTATTAAATCATCACCCAATTTCAAAAGGCAGTAAAGTGAAAGTAAAAGCTAGTGGTATGATCTTTGAAATAAAGTCAAATCCTTGagtgtacaaaaaaaaaaaaaaaaagaaagaaaagcaacaaaagaaAGTGTGTAAAAAGAAGGGTTTGAGACCTCTATAGGCCTTACACTGGAAAATAAACTGAATTGTCTCCTCTTTACTCAGCATCCAAGAACACAAACGTGGGAGATACTgagagaagataaaagaaacTCTTTAGCTAATAAAGCTGTTCTCTTTTGTCATGCCACCATCTCCACCTGCAAAAGCAAAAACCAAAATCATTCTTCATTAGCAGAGAGACAGAGCATAAAGTTTCAACTGGGTCTCCATATCTTTAACTGGTTTCAGAGAAAGCCTTCGGAGATACCCTGGACCAAGTTTTAGGGCCCTGTTTGGACTTTGggactccaaaaaaaaatgacaaaagaaagtgaaaaggAAAGGGACATGGTGAAGGTGTTCACTGGTCGGTCTGTTGTGACTCAAAGCCCCATAATTCTTTGAAATTACTCTGTTCTTTTCTAAAGCTTCAAAGTTGCATATATAACCCtcaatgcttctttttttttttttttttctttaccctTTTTTGTGTAACACCCACTAAAGCTCGTCCAATTGGGTAGTCGTTTTAATGAATTATAAAGGTGATTGAGAGCAAattaactagttttttttttttttcgaagtgATTACACATATGTGAATAGTATTAGAGCAATCTAGTAACAGAGCATGTGAGAAGGATGTGTGACTGACCAGTAATAATCCCATCTGGGTTTGACTTTGCTCATCCGGTTCTGACCATAGGGGTAGTCAGTTTCGGCTCGTTTGGTGTTTTGGAAAGCACAGCAGCCAATGGAATAGATCCCAATGAGGAAGACAAGCATGACAATGTTAAGAACAGAGAGCTTGTGCCAGTCCCTCCTCACATCCTCCAGCACCCCGGCCTTGCACGAGTCGCACTCGTAGCACAGCATGTTTGGCGCATTGTTCCACTTGTAGCAATCCTGGTCTTGGGCTACCGTTGTTGCCATGTTGTAGTTGCAAGATGTTGGCGGCTTACAACAACCAGACTGCAATTATACACAAATACACAGCGAAAATTAGTTCTTATCATGTCAGtcgttaaataattaaatttaaaagtaattaaCGTGCCAGTATCATCATAATTGTCACACAAGTTTTTAAAGAGTTTGTAGTAAAAGCTGCTATAGACATATGTAGaatgtttttttaagaaaaaaaaaaaaattattgactaTAATAAGTAATTAGAACTCTTTTTTGTGATACTACTGGTTTTCAAGgtaggttttgaaatttgatgtaaaattaaaagaaagttgGAGACTAGTGTTTTTCTAGTGTCATCCTTGCcgtaggtagatattattttatagaaaaatgctataatgtaataaaaaaatcatttttaaccCATAAAAGTCCTAGGTGGCAAGAAGCTATAGGCTCTATCTGTAATTGTTGTGACCCCACCTACTAATAGGACCTGTGCCCTCTTGCCACTTAGAACTTTTATGAGTcaaaaatagtctttttattgtactatagcatatctctatttaaaaaaaattgtccttattttatttactttatttttaaaaaataatatccacttaagACAAAAGGCATACTAAGAGA
It contains:
- the LOC132186048 gene encoding MLO-like protein 12, with the protein product MDKCEYDERTMAETPTWAVAVVCFMLLAISIFIEHIIEATGKWLKAKHKGPLHEALEKIKSEIMLLGFISLLLTVFQEPISGMCIPMSVGDTWHPCIGEKKYSDKSGRKVLQLFDSGFSGRRRLATKGCDKCKKGKVAFMSAYSIHQLHIFIFVLAVFHVLYCIITLALGTTKIKRWKAWEEETRTLESQGHIDHERFRFARETSFGRRHLTYWSKSTVSLWMVCFFRQFFRSITKVDYITLRYGFIVAHLAPGSETTFDFQKYIQRALEADFKFVVGISPKIWCFAVLSLLSNAYGWHSYLWLPFLPLIVILLVGTQLQVIITKMGLRIQERGDVIKGTPVVQPGDDLFWFGNPRFLLYLIHFVLFQNAFQLAFYAWSVYAFGINSCFHKRTEDKVIRLSTGIITQVLCSYVTLPLYALVIRMGSSMNSTIFNDGVATALKSWHRKAKKKSKHAHHSEANSPIHLLHNYQHRSLDSLHTSPNDHFEMEDLEFQRKQSGHEDSMHSEQEKEIQEQRSSQLPPSLGTIRTQHEINVSPSDFSFRR